From a region of the Penaeus vannamei isolate JL-2024 chromosome 2, ASM4276789v1, whole genome shotgun sequence genome:
- the LOC138865792 gene encoding spermatogenesis-associated protein 31H1-like, protein MWHVQSEHHKPVQRTSIMQASSTCRHAVTAFNILYPAIFYILPLQHSTLSNLQHSTLSNLQHSTLSNLQHSTSSNLQHSTLSNLQHSTSSNLQHSTLSNLQHSTSSNLQHSTLSNLQHSTLSNLQHSTSSNLQHSTLSNLQHSTLSNLQHSTSSNLQHSTSSNLQHSTSSNLQHSTLSNLQHSTSSNLQHSTSSNLQHSTLSNLQHSTLSNLQHSTSSRQQHSTLSNLQHSTLSNLQHSTSSNLQHSTSSNLQHPTSTPLQPPPTSNLLTSLSSNIPHSAALGIPPAATSNILPLRDLRHPAATNTAIECSRHVRSRDAKRCSGNIH, encoded by the exons ATGTGGCATGTGCAGAGTGAACATCATAAACCTGTACAAAGAACCAGTATCATGCAGGCTTCTTCAACATGCCGTCATGCAGTCAcag CATTCAACATTCTCTACCCTGCAATATTCTACATTTTGCCTTTGCAACATTCAACATTATCCAACCTGCAACATTCAACATTATCCAACCTGCAACATTCAACATTATCCAACCTGCAACATTCAACATCATCCAACCTGCAACATTCAACATTATCCAACCTGCAACATTCAACATCATCCAACCTGCAACATTCAACATTATCCAACCTGCAACATTCAACATCATCCAACCTGCAACATTCAACATTATCCAACCTGCAACATTCAACATTATCCAACCTGCAACATTCAACATCATCCAACCTGCAACATTCAACATTATCCAACCTGCAACATTCAACATTATCCAACCTGCAACATTCAACATCATCCAACCTGCAACATTCAACATCATCCAACCTGCAACATTCAACATCATCCAACCTGCAACATTCAACATTATCCAACCTGCAACATTCAACATCATCCAACCTGCAACATTCAACATCATCCAACCTGCAACATTCAACATTATCCAACCTGCAACATTCAACATTATCCAACCTGCAACATTCAACATCTTCACGTCAGCAACATTCAACATTATCCAACCTGCAACATTCAACATTATCCAACCTGCAACATTCAACATCATCCAACCTGCAACATTCAACATCATCCAACCTGCAACATCCAACATCCACGCCTTTGCAACCTCCTCCGACCAGCAACCTTCTCACTTCCCTATCATCCAACATTCCCCACTCCGCAGCACTCGGCATTCCCCCCGCTGCAACATCCAACATCCTGCCCCTGCGTGACCTCCGCCACCCGGCCGCCACAAACACCGCCATCGAATGTTCAAGACACGTTCGCAGCAGAGACGCCAAGCGGTGTTCGGGGAATATTCATTAA